A section of the Jaculus jaculus isolate mJacJac1 chromosome 6, mJacJac1.mat.Y.cur, whole genome shotgun sequence genome encodes:
- the LOC101597784 gene encoding olfactory receptor 2Y1-like, translating into MVSFNTSLKEGFILVGFSDWPQLELIFLAFISIFYCITLFSNTTIIIVSQLDPRLQTPMYFFLSQLSFLDLCYTTSTVPPLLVNLSGFSQTMSYAGCMAQLFIVLSLGGTECVLLVVMAFDRYAAVFRPLLYATTMHPLLCKALALTSWMGGLINSMIQTGIIISMPLCGIHRLNHFFCEMPVLLKLACEDAGGMEDNFFVPAVIILVCPVALILGTYAHIVQAVLKMKSSAGRRKAFQTCGSHFTVVFLFYGSAMYTYFRPVHSYSENEGKFVALFYTVITPMLNPLIYTLRNKDVKRALWKLLGRDTE; encoded by the coding sequence ATGGTAAGTTTCAATACCAGTTTGAAAGAAGGATTCATTTTGGTGGGCTTTTCAGATTGGCCTCAACTGGAACTTATCTTTCTGGCCTTCATTTCAATTTTCTACTGCATAACTCTCTTCAGCAACACCACCATCATCATTGTCTCACAACTAGACCCTCGGCTGCAAACGCctatgtacttctttctctcccaactCTCCTTTCTGGATCTTTGCTACACCACCAGCACTGTGCCTCCGCTTCTGGTCAATCTCTCTGGGTTCTCCCAGACCATGAGCTATGCTGGGTGTATGGCTCAGCTCTTCATAGTGCTGTCCCTGGGAGGTACCGAGTGCGTGCTCCTGGTGGTGATGGCCTTTGACCGCTACGCAGCTGTATTTCGACCGCTGCTCTATGCAACCACCATGCATCCCCTTCTCTGCAAGGCACTGGCCCTCACCTCCTGGATGGGAGGCCTTATAAACTCTATGATTCAGACAGGCATCATCATTTCCATGCCTCTCTGCGGCATCCATCGCCTAAACCACTTCTTCTGTGAGATGCCTGTACTCCTGAAACTGGCCTGTGAGGACGCGGGAGGGATGGAAGACAACTTCTTTGTCCCTGCAGTCATAATCTTGGTCTGTCCTGTAGCACTAATCCTAGGCACCTATGCACACATTGTTCAGGCTGTGCTAAAGATGAAGTCAAGTGCTGGGCGCAGGAAGGCTTTCCAGACTTGTGGGTCCCACTTCACGGTCGTTTTTCTTTTCTACGGCTCAGCCATGTACACGTACTTCCGACCTGTCCACAGCTATTCAGAGAATGAAGGGAAGTTTGTTGCCCTTTTTTACACCGTCATCACCCCCATGCTAAATCCTCTGATTTATACGCTGAGGAACAAAGATGTGAAAAGGGCTCTATGGAAGTTACtagggagagacacagagtga
- the LOC101597494 gene encoding olfactory receptor 2Y1-like has translation MENLNTSSTEGFVLVGFSDWPRLEPVFFVIISVFYSLTLFGNSAIIVLSRLDLRLRTPMYFFLCHLSFLDLCYTTGTVPQLLASLSGLDRTISFGRCVAQLFIMLSLGGTECVLLVAMAADRSAAVCRPLRYTTMMHPRLCRALVASSWVGGLVNALIQTGLLMVMPLCGHRLNHFFCELPTLLKLACKGTGVTEANFYVARVIMLVLPALLILGSYVLIARAVVNIKSMAGRRKAFGTCASHILVVSLFYGSAIYAYLQPVHRYAEREGKFVALFYTIITPMLNPLIYTLRNKDMKGALRKVLGRGIDSG, from the coding sequence ATGGAAAATCTTAACACCAGTTCCACAGAAGGCTTCGTTTTGGTGGGCTTCTCAGATTGGCCTCGCCTGGAACCTGTCTTCTTTGTCATCATTTCTGTTTTCTACTCCCTAACTCTCTTCGGCAACTCTGCAATCATCGTTCTGTCACGACTTGACCTTAGGCTGCGCACACCTATGTACTTTTTCCTGTGCCACCTCTCCTTCCTGGACCTCTGCTACACCACAGGCACTGTGCCTCAACTTCTGGCCAGTCTCTCTGGACTTGATAGGACCATCAGCTTTGGAAGGTGTGTGGCCCAGCTCTTCATAATGTTGTCCCTGGGTGGAACTGAATGTGTGCTTCTGGTGGCGATGGCCGCTGACCGCTCTGCTGCTGTGTGTCGTCCACTCCGCTACACGACCATGATGCACCCCCGCCTCTGCAGGGCTTTGGTTGCGTCCTCTTGGGTTGGGGGCCTTGTGAACGCTCTGATTCAGACAGGCCTCCTGATGGTGATGCCTCTCTGCGGACACCGACTGAACCACTTCTTCTGCGAATTGCCCACCCTCCTCAAGTTGGCGTGTAAGGGCACGGGTGTTACAGAGGCAAATTTTTACGTGGCCCGAGTCATCATGCTGGTCCTTCCCGCACTGCTCATTCTCGGCTCTTACGTGCTCATCGCCAGGGCAGTGGTGAACATCAAGTCAATGGCTGGTCGCAGAAAGGCTTTTGGGACTTGTGCCTCCCACATTCTAGTTGTGTCTCTTTTTTATGGCTCAGCCATCTACGCGTACCTCCAACCTGTCCACAGGTACGCTGAGCGCGAGGGGAAGTTTGTTGCTCTTTTTTATACCATAATTACCCCCATGCTCAATCCTCTGATTTATACCCTGAGGAACAAGGATATGAAGGGGGCTTTGCGGAAGGTACTAGGGAGAGGCATAGATTCTGGGTag